Proteins co-encoded in one Variovorax terrae genomic window:
- a CDS encoding nucleotide pyrophosphohydrolase, with protein sequence MSDSIQQLIQRLQQFADARDWGQFHSPKNLASALIVEAGELLEHFQWMSESQSRELNEEKKQQVAYEMADVLLYLIQLSSALNIDLLTAAKKKMALNEQKYPVDLAKGNSRKYSEN encoded by the coding sequence ATGTCGGACTCCATCCAGCAACTCATTCAACGCTTGCAACAGTTTGCCGATGCACGCGATTGGGGACAATTCCATTCGCCAAAAAACCTGGCTTCCGCTTTGATCGTTGAAGCAGGCGAATTGCTTGAACACTTTCAGTGGATGTCGGAATCCCAAAGTCGGGAACTGAATGAAGAGAAAAAGCAGCAAGTGGCATATGAAATGGCGGATGTGTTGTTGTATTTGATTCAACTATCGTCGGCCCTGAATATCGACCTGCTGACAGCAGCAAAGAAGAAGATGGCCCTCAATGAGCAAAAGTACCCGGTAGACCTCGCCAAGGGCAATAGCAGGAAATACAGCGAAAACTAG
- a CDS encoding DNA/RNA helicase domain-containing protein: protein MAAERQEDFWSIQQRKAQAFDFRVFDSPFELEDALRAHTPKRTVRLVSSYSRKWKTEGMVSPHKGPQEGQDFCEPVQVDGQIRLWAKPWNVIPKGSDYTSFIQARPGSAMELDPLCEVGCPYAVRGFDYHYLGLIWLDDLLWRDGRWVVQVDRVLESGISVITARAAKEGAFAPFGPHGELLRHKVAQAYRILMTRAIHGLYVWASDEETRAHLRASLGKALPASS, encoded by the coding sequence GTGGCGGCTGAAAGACAAGAGGATTTCTGGTCCATTCAGCAACGCAAGGCCCAGGCTTTCGACTTTCGCGTCTTCGACAGCCCCTTTGAACTGGAAGACGCACTGCGGGCGCATACGCCGAAGCGCACCGTTCGGCTTGTCTCCAGCTATTCACGTAAGTGGAAAACCGAAGGCATGGTCAGCCCGCACAAAGGCCCGCAAGAAGGGCAAGACTTCTGCGAGCCTGTGCAGGTCGATGGTCAGATACGTCTATGGGCCAAGCCGTGGAATGTCATCCCAAAAGGTTCCGACTACACATCATTCATCCAGGCCAGACCCGGTAGCGCCATGGAGTTGGACCCCTTGTGTGAAGTGGGTTGCCCTTATGCCGTGCGGGGTTTCGACTACCACTATCTGGGCTTGATCTGGCTGGACGATCTGCTTTGGCGTGATGGCCGCTGGGTAGTTCAAGTGGATAGGGTTCTTGAGAGCGGGATTTCTGTGATAACCGCGCGCGCAGCAAAAGAAGGGGCTTTCGCGCCTTTTGGCCCGCATGGAGAGTTGCTGCGTCACAAGGTTGCACAAGCCTATCGGATTCTGATGACACGAGCGATTCATGGCTTGTATGTGTGGGCATCCGATGAGGAGACCCGTGCTCATTTGAGAGCATCGCTGGGCAAAGCGTTGCCGGCTTCTTCGTGA
- the gyrB gene encoding DNA topoisomerase (ATP-hydrolyzing) subunit B, translating into MTEDNKLNEAAPTEESSNFQPKIDAHQAGASEGYGEGAIQILEGLEAVRKRPGMYIGDTSDGTGLHHLVFEVVDNSIDEALAGHCDDIMVTIHTDNSISVVDNGRGIPTGVKMDDKHEPKRSAAEIALTELHAGGKFNQNSYKVSGGLHGVGVSCVNALSKWLRLTVRREGKVHLIEFARGVVQHRLVEAVDGVEVSPMKVTGPTEKRGTEVHFLPDTEIFKENYDFHYEILSKRLRELSFLNNGVRIRLKDERSGKEDDFAGAGGVKGFVDFINKGKTVLHPNVFHAMGDRQSEHGTNIGVEVAMQWNSGYNESVLCFTNNIPQRDGGTHLTGLRAAMTRVINKYIEETELAKKAKVEVTGDDMREGLCCVLSVKVPEPKFSSQTKDKLVSSEVRGPVEDIVSKLLADYLQERPNDAKIICGKIVEAARAREAARKAREMTRRKGVLDGMGLPGKLADCQEKDPALCEIYIVEGDSAGGSAKQGRDRKFQAILPLRGKILNVEKARYEKLLTSNEILTLITALGTGIGKAGGVGGTAGADDFNVAKLRYHRIIIMTDADVDGAHIRTLLLTFFYRQMPELVERGHIYIAQPPLYKVKVGKDEQYLKDGNELDSFLLRVALKDANVFTGGEAGQTLAGDTLAELARKHQLAESVIARLSGFMDAEALRAIADGVSLNLDSVADAEASAVLLQAKLRELATNGVPAEVAGEFDVRTDKPLLRISRRHHGNIKSSVITQDFVHGADYATLAEAADTFRGLLSEGARVTRGEGERQKEEKVSDFRQAMKWLIGEAERATARQRYKGLGEMNPAQLWETTMDPNVRRLLRVQIDDAIEADRVFTMLMGDEVEPRRDFIETNALRAANIDV; encoded by the coding sequence ATGACCGAAGACAACAAGCTGAACGAAGCCGCCCCCACGGAAGAAAGCTCCAACTTCCAGCCCAAGATCGACGCCCACCAGGCCGGCGCTTCCGAAGGCTATGGCGAAGGCGCCATCCAGATCCTCGAGGGCCTGGAAGCGGTGCGCAAGCGCCCCGGCATGTACATCGGCGACACCTCCGACGGCACCGGCCTGCACCACCTGGTGTTCGAGGTGGTGGACAACTCCATCGACGAGGCACTGGCCGGCCACTGCGACGACATCATGGTGACCATCCACACCGACAACTCCATCAGCGTGGTGGACAACGGCCGCGGCATCCCCACCGGCGTGAAGATGGACGACAAGCACGAGCCCAAGCGCTCGGCCGCCGAGATCGCGCTGACCGAGCTGCACGCCGGCGGCAAGTTCAACCAGAACAGCTACAAGGTCTCGGGCGGCCTGCACGGCGTGGGCGTGAGCTGCGTCAACGCGCTGAGCAAATGGCTGCGCCTCACGGTGCGGCGCGAAGGCAAGGTGCACCTGATCGAGTTTGCCCGCGGCGTGGTGCAGCACCGCCTGGTGGAGGCGGTGGACGGCGTCGAGGTCTCGCCCATGAAGGTGACCGGCCCGACCGAGAAGCGCGGCACCGAGGTGCACTTTCTGCCCGACACCGAGATCTTCAAGGAAAACTACGACTTCCACTACGAGATCCTGAGCAAGCGCCTGCGCGAACTGAGCTTCCTCAACAACGGCGTGCGCATCCGCCTGAAGGACGAGCGCAGCGGCAAGGAAGACGACTTCGCCGGCGCCGGCGGCGTCAAGGGCTTCGTGGACTTCATCAACAAGGGCAAGACCGTCCTGCACCCCAACGTGTTCCACGCCATGGGCGACCGCCAGAGCGAACACGGCACCAACATCGGGGTGGAAGTGGCGATGCAGTGGAACAGCGGCTACAACGAGAGCGTGCTGTGCTTCACCAACAACATCCCGCAGCGCGACGGCGGCACCCACCTGACCGGCCTGCGCGCCGCGATGACCCGCGTCATCAACAAGTACATCGAGGAAACCGAGCTGGCCAAGAAGGCCAAGGTCGAGGTCACCGGCGACGACATGCGCGAAGGCCTGTGCTGCGTGCTCAGCGTGAAGGTGCCCGAGCCCAAGTTCAGCAGCCAGACCAAGGACAAGCTCGTTTCCAGCGAAGTGCGCGGCCCGGTGGAAGACATCGTGAGCAAGCTGCTGGCCGACTACCTGCAGGAGCGCCCCAACGACGCCAAGATCATCTGCGGCAAGATCGTCGAAGCCGCGCGCGCCCGCGAAGCCGCGCGCAAGGCCCGCGAGATGACCCGCCGCAAGGGCGTGCTCGACGGCATGGGCCTGCCCGGCAAGCTGGCCGACTGCCAGGAGAAAGACCCGGCGCTGTGCGAGATCTACATCGTGGAGGGCGACTCCGCCGGCGGCTCGGCCAAGCAAGGCCGCGACCGCAAATTCCAGGCCATCCTGCCGCTGCGCGGCAAGATCCTGAACGTGGAGAAGGCGCGCTACGAGAAGCTGCTCACCAGCAATGAAATCCTCACGCTCATCACCGCGCTGGGCACCGGTATCGGCAAGGCCGGCGGCGTGGGCGGCACGGCGGGCGCGGACGACTTCAACGTGGCCAAGCTGCGCTACCACCGCATCATCATCATGACCGACGCCGACGTGGACGGCGCCCACATCCGCACGCTGCTGCTCACCTTCTTCTACCGCCAGATGCCCGAGCTGGTGGAACGCGGCCACATCTACATCGCCCAGCCGCCGCTCTACAAGGTGAAGGTGGGCAAGGACGAGCAGTACCTGAAAGACGGCAACGAACTCGACAGCTTCCTGCTGCGCGTGGCGCTCAAGGACGCCAACGTGTTCACCGGCGGCGAGGCCGGCCAGACCCTGGCCGGCGACACCCTGGCCGAGCTGGCGCGCAAGCACCAGCTGGCCGAAAGCGTGATCGCGCGCCTCTCGGGCTTCATGGACGCCGAGGCGCTGCGCGCCATCGCCGACGGCGTGAGCCTGAACCTCGACAGCGTGGCCGATGCCGAAGCCAGCGCCGTGCTGCTGCAGGCCAAGCTGCGCGAGCTGGCCACCAACGGCGTGCCCGCCGAAGTGGCCGGCGAGTTCGACGTCCGCACCGACAAGCCGCTGCTGCGCATCAGCCGCCGCCACCACGGCAACATCAAGAGCAGCGTCATCACGCAAGACTTCGTGCACGGCGCCGACTACGCAACACTGGCCGAAGCCGCCGACACCTTCCGCGGCCTGCTGAGCGAAGGCGCCCGCGTGACGCGCGGCGAAGGCGAGCGGCAAAAGGAAGAAAAAGTGAGCGACTTCCGCCAGGCCATGAAGTGGCTGATCGGCGAAGCCGAGCGCGCCACCGCCCGCCAGCGCTACAAGGGCTTGGGTGAAATGAACCCCGCCCAGCTCTGGGAAACCACGATGGACCCGAACGTGCGCCGCCTGCTGCGCGTGCAGATCGACGACGCCATCGAGGCCGACCGCGTGTTCACCATGCTGATGGGGGATGAGGTGGAGCCGCGGCGGGACTTCATTGAGACGAATGCGTTGAGGGCGGCGAATATTGATGTGTAG
- the dnaN gene encoding DNA polymerase III subunit beta, translated as MIVLKATQDKVLSVLQSVAGIVERRHTLPILANVLIRKTGGSVQLTTSDLEIQIRTTAELDGDAGNFTTTVGARKLIDILRTMPADQTVSLESSQNKLILKGGKSKFTLQTLPAEDFPLVQEAANFGPVFSVPQKTLKDLLNQVSFAMAVHDIRYYLNGILFVAEGQQLSLVATDGHRLAFASATLDVEVPRQEVILPRKTVLEMQRLLSDAEGAIEMQFANNQAKFSFGGMEFVTKLVEGKFPDYNRVIPKNHKNSVTLGRAPLLASLQRTAILTSEKFKGVRLNIEPGTLRVASNNAEQEEAVDELDIDYGGDAIEIGFNVTYLIDALANMGQEMVKVDLADSNSSALLTIPDNATFKYVVMPMRI; from the coding sequence ATGATTGTTCTGAAGGCAACACAAGACAAGGTTCTCTCGGTTTTGCAGTCGGTCGCGGGCATCGTGGAGCGGCGGCACACCCTGCCCATCCTGGCCAACGTGCTGATCCGCAAGACCGGCGGCTCGGTGCAGCTCACCACCAGCGACCTGGAGATCCAGATCCGCACCACGGCCGAGCTGGACGGCGATGCCGGCAACTTCACCACCACCGTGGGCGCGCGCAAGCTCATCGACATCCTGCGCACCATGCCGGCCGACCAGACCGTGAGCCTGGAGTCGAGCCAGAACAAGCTGATCCTCAAGGGCGGCAAGAGCAAGTTCACGCTGCAGACGCTGCCGGCCGAAGACTTTCCGCTGGTGCAGGAGGCCGCCAACTTCGGCCCCGTGTTCAGCGTGCCGCAGAAGACGCTGAAAGACCTGCTGAACCAGGTGAGCTTCGCGATGGCCGTGCACGACATCCGCTACTACCTCAACGGCATCCTGTTCGTGGCCGAGGGCCAGCAGCTCAGCCTAGTGGCCACCGACGGCCACCGCCTGGCCTTTGCCTCCGCCACGCTCGACGTGGAAGTGCCGCGCCAGGAGGTGATCCTGCCGCGCAAGACCGTGCTCGAAATGCAGCGCCTGCTGTCCGACGCCGAAGGCGCCATCGAGATGCAGTTCGCCAACAACCAGGCCAAGTTCAGCTTCGGCGGCATGGAGTTCGTCACCAAGCTGGTGGAGGGCAAGTTCCCCGACTACAACCGCGTGATCCCCAAGAACCACAAGAACAGCGTGACGCTGGGCCGCGCGCCGCTCCTGGCCAGCCTGCAGCGCACCGCCATCCTGACCAGCGAGAAGTTCAAGGGCGTGCGCCTGAACATCGAGCCCGGCACGCTGCGCGTGGCCTCCAACAACGCCGAGCAGGAAGAAGCGGTGGACGAGCTCGACATCGACTACGGCGGCGACGCCATCGAGATCGGCTTCAACGTCACCTACCTGATCGACGCGCTGGCCAACATGGGCCAGGAGATGGTGAAGGTCGATCTGGCCGACTCCAACAGCTCGGCGCTGCTGACCATTCCCGACAACGCCACCTTCAAGTACGTGGTGATGCCGATGCGCATCTGA
- the dnaA gene encoding chromosomal replication initiator protein DnaA, whose product MTEGYHPSLAAAAGQNAGQSLWQACVDQLAQELPEQQFNTWIKPLVAQVADDLSKVTLYVANRFKLDWVRAQYAGRIAGILERLYGQPLQLELALALREAPAKTFVAPTYAEIGVAPEPAGLGEENAQAVFKNRLNTALTFDTLVEGTANRMARAAAMHVAGTPGQLYNPLFIYGGVGLGKTHLMHAVGNRLLADRPDAKVLYIHAEQFVSDVVKAYQRKTFDEFKERYHSLDLLLIDDVQFFANKDRTQEEFFNAFEALLAKKSHIVMTSDTYPKGLADIHERLVSRFDSGLTVAIEPPELEMRVAILISKARAEGAEMPEEVAFFVAKNVRSNVRELEGALRKILAYSRFNQKEISIMLAREALRDLLSIQNRQISVENIQKTVADYYKIKVADMYSKKRPASIARPRQIAMYLAKELTQKSLPEIGELFGGRDHTTVLHAVRKISGERQQLTELNQQLHVLEQTLKG is encoded by the coding sequence ATGACCGAGGGATACCACCCCAGCCTGGCTGCTGCGGCCGGCCAGAATGCGGGCCAGAGCCTATGGCAGGCCTGCGTCGACCAGCTGGCCCAGGAATTGCCCGAACAGCAGTTCAACACCTGGATCAAGCCCCTGGTGGCCCAGGTCGCCGACGACCTCTCCAAGGTCACCCTGTACGTGGCGAACCGCTTCAAGCTCGACTGGGTCCGGGCCCAGTACGCCGGCCGCATCGCCGGCATCCTGGAGCGGCTGTATGGCCAGCCTCTTCAACTTGAGTTAGCGCTTGCTCTCCGCGAAGCACCTGCCAAGACGTTTGTAGCCCCCACCTATGCCGAGATCGGCGTGGCGCCCGAGCCGGCCGGCCTGGGCGAGGAAAACGCCCAGGCCGTGTTCAAGAACCGGCTCAACACGGCACTGACCTTCGACACCCTGGTGGAGGGCACGGCCAACCGCATGGCGCGCGCCGCGGCCATGCACGTGGCCGGCACGCCGGGCCAGCTTTACAACCCGCTGTTCATCTACGGCGGCGTCGGCCTGGGCAAGACCCACTTGATGCACGCGGTGGGCAACCGGCTGCTGGCCGACCGGCCCGACGCGAAAGTTCTCTACATCCACGCCGAACAATTTGTTTCAGATGTGGTTAAGGCCTACCAGCGCAAGACCTTCGACGAGTTCAAGGAGCGTTACCACTCCCTCGATCTGTTACTGATCGACGACGTGCAGTTCTTCGCCAACAAGGACCGCACCCAGGAAGAGTTCTTCAACGCCTTCGAGGCGCTGCTGGCCAAGAAATCGCACATCGTGATGACCAGCGACACCTATCCCAAGGGCCTGGCCGACATCCACGAGCGCCTGGTGTCGCGCTTCGACTCGGGCCTGACGGTGGCGATCGAGCCGCCCGAGCTCGAGATGCGCGTGGCCATCCTGATCAGCAAGGCGCGCGCCGAGGGCGCCGAGATGCCCGAGGAAGTGGCCTTCTTCGTGGCCAAGAACGTGCGCTCCAACGTGCGCGAGCTCGAGGGCGCGCTGCGCAAGATCCTGGCCTATTCGCGCTTCAACCAGAAGGAAATCTCGATCATGCTGGCGCGCGAGGCGCTGCGCGACCTGCTGAGCATCCAGAACCGCCAGATCTCGGTCGAGAACATCCAGAAGACGGTGGCCGACTACTACAAGATCAAGGTCGCCGACATGTACTCCAAGAAGCGGCCGGCCTCCATTGCCCGCCCGCGGCAGATTGCGATGTACCTGGCCAAGGAACTGACACAGAAAAGCCTTCCGGAAATCGGAGAATTGTTCGGCGGGCGCGACCACACCACGGTGCTGCACGCCGTGCGCAAGATCTCCGGCGAGCGCCAGCAACTGACCGAGCTCAACCAGCAGCTGCACGTCCTCGAACAGACGCTGAAGGGCTGA
- the rpmH gene encoding 50S ribosomal protein L34 — protein sequence MKRTYQPSKVRRARTHGFLVRMKTRGGRAVINARRAKGRKRLAA from the coding sequence ATGAAACGCACCTACCAACCTTCCAAAGTTCGCCGCGCGCGTACCCACGGCTTCCTGGTCCGCATGAAGACCCGCGGCGGCCGTGCTGTGATCAACGCACGCCGCGCCAAGGGCCGCAAGCGCCTGGCTGCCTGA